Below is a window of Leisingera sp. S132 DNA.
CCGCAGGCGCGCGGCGCTGCCGCTTGGCAGCCACTGGAACATGCAACCAGCCAGCCGGAAAATGCGCAGCATATGATGGAAATGGTGTTTTGCTGAGAAGCGCTTGAGGGCGCATCCTGCTTCCTCAAGACGCCTTCCCAAGTGTAAGGCCAGCCTGACAGCCTCAAGGACAGGCCGCGCCCAGGCGCGGGGGCCTGCGCCCCTCCTTACCCCGCCAGCCTGCCCGGCGGGTGCCGCCCCGTCTGTTTCCAGCACAAAGGCCAGCTCCCGCAGAACCAGCCGGGTGCAGTCCAGATATGCCGGATCATCCAGAAACGGTTCCTCGGCCAGCGCATACCGCCGGGCGGCGGCACTTAAGCTCCCGTCGCCCCAGCGCGGATGCACACGGCCATACAGGCGGGTATAAACCGCGGCCTCCGCCGCGCCGCCGAAGATGCGGCGGCACAAGTCCAGGCGGGCGCTCTCCGGCACGGCCAGCAAGGCCCGCGCCGCCGCGGACGCATCGCCGGGCAGCACCGGGCGGATCATCCCAGCACGGCCTCTGCCGCTGGCCCGGCTCCGAACCGGGCGGAGCGCTGCGCCACTTCCAGCACATCGCCCGCCTGCACACCATCCAGCACCTGCGCCCCTGCCGGATAGGCCCAGGAGGGCGTGGCAGAGGTCTCCTCCCGCAGCACGGCAGCCCCGCGCATCACCCGGATGCGGTAGGATTCGATCTCCTCGCCCAGCGGCACCTCGTCCAGCTCCCAGCTGTCGCCCTCGATCCGGGTGCGGCGGATCCAGGCCGCTGACATGTCCTGCCCCAGCGCGCCGCTCAGCCGCAGGTGCACCGGCGCATAGGGGCGCAGGCCGATGCCCTCAAACGCCTCTTGCAGATGCAGATAGGACGGATCCTCCAGCTCCCGCCGCGCCGGGCCAATGCGGTAGTGGCGCTGGCGGCGGCGCTGCTCCGGCGACAGGCTCATCTGGACCGCGCTGCCATCCAGCAGCACGACATAAGACCCCGCAGCCCAGACCTCCGGCATCAGCGCCTCGCTGCCCTGCTGCCCCCGCAGACGCCCGCGCAACAGGTAGGTCTGCGGCGCAATCAGCTCTGCCTCGCGGAACTGGAACAGCTCCCAGTTGCCAGAGCTGCCATCGCCGATGGCCGCCGCATTGGCGCCGTTCAGAACCGCCTCCGCCGTGCGGCTTTCCAAGCTGCCGGAGATCAGCCTGACCTGCAGATCCGCGCCCAGATCCCAGCGCCCGGGGCCTGCGGCAAACAGCGGCGTCTGCGTGACGCCCACCACCTGCCGCGCCGCAACCACCTGTTCCAGCGCGTAATTCTCGTCCGCCTCAGAACCATAAACCGCAACGCTGCCAGGCCAGGCTGCGGCCGTCAGTGCCAGATGCGGCGCGTGCGGCACCTCGTCGCCCCGCATCAGCGGCAGGTCCATGAACAGCGGCAGCACCGGGCCGGGCGCGGCAAAGGCGCTGACCCCCGGCAGCTCCTCTGCCACCGTGGCCAGATCATAGGTGCCGGGTTCGATCCGCACCGCTTCCACCATCTGTGCCTCTGCCTGCTCCACCCGGTCGATCCGGTAAAGCTGCGCCTTGCCTTCCACCGGCAGCGACACCACATCGCCCGCCCCCAGATGCAACAGCGACGGCGGCAGCGTGAACCGCGCGGTGTCGCGGGAAATCCGCGCCTCTGCCAGCCAGCGGGCAACGGTCTGGCGCGCCTCGGCCCGGGTCAGCGACAGGGGCAGCTCGTTCTGGCTGACACTATGCGTCGCCTCGTCGGGCAAGACCGCCTCGACCGAGCCCGCGGCATGGTCGCCGCCCCATTCGGTGAACCGCAGCCGCACCCGGCCCGCCAGCTCCGCTTCGCTGGCGCGGGACAGCTCCAGCGTGCCGTCCGTCTCTTCGCTGTCGGCCAGATGCTCCAGTTGCAATGCCGCCGCCAAGGTGCCCTTGCGCATCCGGAACCGCAGCACCCCGTCCCGTTCCACCGCGTCAAACCCGTGCCGCAGCATCAGCGGCTGCAGAACCGCGCGGGCCTCCGCCACATCCGGGTTCACGAACCCGTGCACCACACCGTAAAGCCCCGTGGTATCAATGTCATAAAGGCCTGCACTATGGCAGATTTCCTCCACCACCGAGGCCAGCGTGCGCTGCCCGGCACGCCCGTTCAGCCAATGGCCGCGCAGATAGTTTTCGCCGTCGTTCCAGATCTCCATACGGCTCGGGAAGGCCGGAAACGGGCGCGCGTCCCAGGCCCAGACAAAGGCATTGGACATATCCAGCATGCGGCCATCGTATTCGTCTGACATCGGGTTATTGGCGGCCTCGCCCCAATGGCCCAGAAAGGCGCGCAGGTACTGGATCTGCATCAGATCGTCCCGCAACCCGTTGGAATACCGAGGCAGTTTCGATTCTGAGCTTTTCGGATCCAGGAACTTGTTGGGCTGGTTGGTGCCCTTGTCGATCGCGGCGCAGCCCAGTTCGGTGAACCAGATGGGCTTTGATTGCGGAACCCAGTCCGTCGGCGCCGCCTGCCGCACCCCGCCGATGCGCTCGTGGTGCTCATTCGTCCACCAGCTGCGGATATCCTTGTAGCGCCAGATCCAGGGCTCATCATGGGCGCCATCGGTGATCGGGGTGCGGATCTGCGCGTCCCGCGCCTGGGCGGAATGGTAGTACCAGTCAAACCCTTCGCCGCCTTCCACATTGCCGCTGAGGTAATCGAGGTCATAGATCGACGGCACGCCCGCCTGCGCGTCCAGATGGCCGTCGCCCTCGCGCCAGTCGGACAATGGCATGTAATTGTCGATGCCGATGAAGTCGATATTGGCATCCGCCCACAGCGGGTCCAGGTGAAAGTAGCGGTCGCCCTCCGGCGATTGATAGCCCCAGTATTCCGACCAGTCGGCGGCATAGCCGATCTTGGTGCCCGGCCCCAGCAGGCTGCGCACTTCTGCCGCCAGCGCCTTCAGCCGCTGCACCGCCGGAAAGCCGTTGGCACCGCGGATCTGGGTCAGGCTGCGCATCTCGGAGCTGATGCAGAACGCCTCAACCCCGCCCGCCGCCGCGCACAGGGCGGCATTGTGCAGGATGAAGCGGCTGAGGCTCCATTCATCCGGGCCACTATATGTCACGGTGCCGCTGCCGACGGTGAAATGCGCCGCCGTGGCCGTGCCGAAGAACGCCGCCACTTCCGCATCCGCCGCCGCGGTCCCATCAGGGGACCCGGCCTGGCCGGGTGCCACCGACAGGGTGATCCGCCCGCGCCAGGGAAGGTGCGGCTGGCCGTCTTCGCCGGTCCAGGGGTCCGGCAGCGTGTTGCCTGCGGCCTGATCCATCAGCAGGAACGGATAAAACATCACCCCAAGGCCCCGCGCCCGCATTTCCCCTATCGCCTGCACCACGGCGGCATCAGCCGGCGTGCCGCCATAGAGCGGTGTTCCGTTCTCCCGCAGCACCTGCTCGGCCGAGGCCCGGTTCAGCCCGCCCGCCGACCAGGGAATGCTGCCCTCTGCATCCTTGTGCTCCACCTTCGGCTTCACCGAACAGCTGCCGCAGCGCAGGTCATTGCCGAACCAGGACACGATCAGGGAGGCCGCACCGCAGGAGGGCAGTTCCGCGTTCAGGGCAGTCAGCGAGGTCTTGAGGTCGCTCATCCCCGAGGGCGTGTGCTGGTTGGCAGGCTTCACATCGCCCGGCCCGCCGGAATACATCACCGTGCCGGCAGCCAGCGAATACTCGCCCGTGCCCGGCATCAGCGCCACCCCCTGCACCAGCTGGCCAAGGTCCTGCGCATAAGTGCTGCTGGCGGGCTGCTCCGGGCGCAGCACATCGAATGAAAACTGCGGCACCCGGTTGCCGAACCGCGCCAGCTGCACGTTCTCCATCACCACATAGGCCGTGCCGCGGTAGGCAGGCACCTGCCCCGCGCCCTCAACGGCCTCCATCACCGGATCCGGCAGCTGGTCCGCGGTGCCGCGGTAGACGGTCATGTTCAGATCCTTGGGCGCCACTTCCTCGCCATCGGCCCAAACGCGGGAGATGCTGGCGATCTCGCCCTCGCACAGCGCCACCGCCAGCGACACCGAATAGCTGTAGCTGGTGACCTGCGGCTGCGGCGGCCGCGGGCGGCCCTTGCCGCCGCCGCTGCCGCCGGTGACCGTGACGGTCTCCAGAAAGCGCGAGGACCAGATCACCTGGCCGCCCAGCCGCATCCGGCCATAGACCTGTGAGACCGGCGCGCCCGTGCTGGTCTGGGTC
It encodes the following:
- a CDS encoding glycoside hydrolase/phage tail family protein, with the translated sequence MATILLSAAGAAVGGAIGGSVAGLSSAIIGRAVGATLGRLIDQRLMGSGAEPVETGKTDRFRLTQTSTGAPVSQVYGRMRLGGQVIWSSRFLETVTVTGGSGGGKGRPRPPQPQVTSYSYSVSLAVALCEGEIASISRVWADGEEVAPKDLNMTVYRGTADQLPDPVMEAVEGAGQVPAYRGTAYVVMENVQLARFGNRVPQFSFDVLRPEQPASSTYAQDLGQLVQGVALMPGTGEYSLAAGTVMYSGGPGDVKPANQHTPSGMSDLKTSLTALNAELPSCGAASLIVSWFGNDLRCGSCSVKPKVEHKDAEGSIPWSAGGLNRASAEQVLRENGTPLYGGTPADAAVVQAIGEMRARGLGVMFYPFLLMDQAAGNTLPDPWTGEDGQPHLPWRGRITLSVAPGQAGSPDGTAAADAEVAAFFGTATAAHFTVGSGTVTYSGPDEWSLSRFILHNAALCAAAGGVEAFCISSEMRSLTQIRGANGFPAVQRLKALAAEVRSLLGPGTKIGYAADWSEYWGYQSPEGDRYFHLDPLWADANIDFIGIDNYMPLSDWREGDGHLDAQAGVPSIYDLDYLSGNVEGGEGFDWYYHSAQARDAQIRTPITDGAHDEPWIWRYKDIRSWWTNEHHERIGGVRQAAPTDWVPQSKPIWFTELGCAAIDKGTNQPNKFLDPKSSESKLPRYSNGLRDDLMQIQYLRAFLGHWGEAANNPMSDEYDGRMLDMSNAFVWAWDARPFPAFPSRMEIWNDGENYLRGHWLNGRAGQRTLASVVEEICHSAGLYDIDTTGLYGVVHGFVNPDVAEARAVLQPLMLRHGFDAVERDGVLRFRMRKGTLAAALQLEHLADSEETDGTLELSRASEAELAGRVRLRFTEWGGDHAAGSVEAVLPDEATHSVSQNELPLSLTRAEARQTVARWLAEARISRDTARFTLPPSLLHLGAGDVVSLPVEGKAQLYRIDRVEQAEAQMVEAVRIEPGTYDLATVAEELPGVSAFAAPGPVLPLFMDLPLMRGDEVPHAPHLALTAAAWPGSVAVYGSEADENYALEQVVAARQVVGVTQTPLFAAGPGRWDLGADLQVRLISGSLESRTAEAVLNGANAAAIGDGSSGNWELFQFREAELIAPQTYLLRGRLRGQQGSEALMPEVWAAGSYVVLLDGSAVQMSLSPEQRRRQRHYRIGPARRELEDPSYLHLQEAFEGIGLRPYAPVHLRLSGALGQDMSAAWIRRTRIEGDSWELDEVPLGEEIESYRIRVMRGAAVLREETSATPSWAYPAGAQVLDGVQAGDVLEVAQRSARFGAGPAAEAVLG